One Brassica napus cultivar Da-Ae chromosome C2, Da-Ae, whole genome shotgun sequence DNA window includes the following coding sequences:
- the LOC106390965 gene encoding UDP-glucuronate 4-epimerase 5, with amino-acid sequence MSHLDDLPSTPGKYKVLPYGVLHNHRYLRLSKLTLWASLFLALFLIYLVLSPPPSSSRRSLNDSSVKYGGSHWEKQVRKSACPRSSGGLTVLVTGAAGFVGTHVSIALRRRGDGVLGLDNFNRYYDPKLKRARQGLLERSGVFVVEGDINDAVLLRKLFDVVLFTHVMHLAAQAGVRYAMQNPGSYVNSNIAGFVNLLEVSKAASPQPAVVWASSSSVYGLNTKVPFSEKDRTDQPASLYAATKKAGEGIAHTYNHIYGLSLTGLRFFTVYGPWGRPDMAYFFFTKDILKGKTITVFESPDKGSVARDFTYIDDIVRGCLGALDTAEKSTGSGGKKKGPAMFRIYNLGNTSPVPVSKLVTILEKLLKMKAKRKIMPLPRNGDVEFTHANITLAQTEIGYKPEVDLETGLKKFVKWYMGFHTGSKKKSSS; translated from the coding sequence ATGTCTCACCTTGACGATCTTCCTTCCACTCCCGGAAAGTACAAAGTTCTGCCGTACGGGGTTCTTCACAACCACCGCTACCTCCGCCTCTCGAAACTCACGCTCTGGGCTTCTCTCTTCCTCGCCCTCTTCCTCATCTACCTCGTCTTATCACCTCCGCCGTCTTCTTCTCGCCGGAGCCTCAACGATTCATCCGTTAAGTACGGCGGCTCTCACTGGGAGAAACAAGTCCGTAAATCCGCTTGTCCGAGGTCTAGCGGCGGCTTAACGGTTCTAGTCACCGGAGCCGCCGGATTCGTGGGTACCCACGTCTCGATCGCGCTACGGAGACGCGGCGACGGGGTTCTGGGTCTCGACAACTTCAATCGATACTACGATCCGAAGCTGAAACGAGCTAGACAAGGGCTTCTAGAGAGATCAGGAGTCTTCGTCGTCGAAGGAGACATAAACGACGCCGTTTTGCTAAGGAAGCTCTTCGACGTCGTCCTCTTCACACACGTCATGCATCTCGCCGCTCAAGCCGGTGTGCGGTACGCGATGCAGAACCCAGGATCGTATGTGAACAGCAACATCGCTGGCTTCGTGAATCTATTGGAAGTCTCGAAAGCTGCGAGTCCTCAGCCTGCGGTTGTCTGGGCTTCGTCTAGTTCTGTTTACGGTCTGAACACGAAAGTACCCTTCTCGGAGAAAGACCGTACGGATCAGCCGGCGAGTTTATACGCAGCTACGAAGAAAGCAGGTGAAGGAATAGCACATACTTATAACCATATCTACGGTTTATCCTTAACCGGTTTGAGATTCTTCACGGTTTATGGACCTTGGGGTAGACCAGACATGGCCTACTTCTTCTTCACTAAAGATATACTCAAAGGGAAGACGATTACAGTGTTTGAGTCTCCTGATAAAGGTAGTGTTGCTCGGGATTTCACCTACATTGATGATATTGTGAGAGGCTGTTTAGGTGCGTTGGATACTGCTGAGAAGAGTACTGGTAGTGGTGGGAAGAAGAAAGGTCCTGCCATGTTTAGGATTTACAATTTGGGGAATACTTCTCCTGTTCCTGTTTCTAAGCTTGTGACGATATTGGAGAAGCTTTTGAAGATGAAAGCTAAGAGGAAGATCATGCCTTTACCGAGGAATGGGGATGTTGAGTTCACTCATGCTAATATCACGTTGGCGCAAACAGAGATTGGTTATAAACCTGAGGTTGATCTTGAGACGGGTTTGAAGAAGTTTGTGAAATGGTACATGGGTTTTCACACAGGCTCGAAGAAGAAGAGTTCTTCGTGA